A DNA window from Gigantopelta aegis isolate Gae_Host chromosome 4, Gae_host_genome, whole genome shotgun sequence contains the following coding sequences:
- the LOC121371223 gene encoding DNA-dependent metalloprotease SPRTN-like, which translates to MDGNGWDAKSDDMDIDDFSIALRLQEQFDREISESFVKSSSLLTAEKTELSLIDPQWELTDPNPDIRALFLQYNDRFFEGRLSGIEVKWSPRMTLCAGLCCYEGRGGLCSVRLSLPLLRLRPRKDLVETLLHEMIHAYLFVTDNNKDHDGHGPEFHKHMHRINKESGTKITIYHTFNDEVDSYRQHWWRCNGPCQQRRPYFGYVKRSMNRAPSSRDPWWGEHQRSCGGTYIKVKEPEGYGQKKKSKGESSVKNATKNTNDDADSNGTDIRSFLSGSSKTKTGGKNKEHKIKKLPNDSDNDSANSLDDWFSDDFDLKPASSKPKSSNTSNRWIPKPQSGLVNIHTISNKSHVTENATKSTKSSTNNGRIQTIWDTMDVSDDAGSSSGEISDMNQTNGDSCKQSSWNVSGSGQTLGASADGNSFLALERKKLTEASQSSFGSFALNNGIEIEAPKRKIESNSSIAVILSDSEDDSSEIKPLRKKLKVSSLTKNAGNKTHATKSTQNIKQNKENENNYGSNMDIRRLMSPGKAGPSMVEAAHPCPVCKTRIPDSQINSHLDQCLSWQ; encoded by the exons ATGGATGGGAACGGATGGGACGCGAAAAGCGATGACATGGACATTGATGACTTCAGCATTGCCTTGAGATTACAGGAACAATTTGACAGAGAAATCAGTGAAAGTTTTGTAAAATCCAGTTCTTTATTAACAGCAGAAAAGACTGAACTATCTCTGATTGATCCACAATGGGAATTGACTGACCCTAACCCAGACATAAGAGCTCTTTTCCTACAGTATAATGATCGCTTTTTTGAAGGACGACTCAGTGGAATAGAAGTGAAATGGAGTCCCAGAATGACACT GTGTGCAGGACTGTGTTGCTATGAAGGTAGAGGAGGATTGTGTTCCGTCAGATTGAGCTTGCCTTTACTCCGTCTCCGTCCTAGGAAAGATCTAGTGGAAACACTGTTG catGAAATGATCCATGCCTATCTATTTGTGACTGATAACAACAAA gACCATGATGGGCATGGACCAGAATTTCATAAACACATGCACAGAATTAACAAGGAAAGTGGCACAAAGATTACA ATATATCATACCTTTAATGATGAGGTGGATAGCTATCGTCAACACTGGTGGCGATGTAATGGACCGTGTCAACAGAGACGTCCCTATTTTGGGTATGTGAAGCGATCTATGAACCGGGCTCCTTCATCAAGAGACCCTTGGTGGGGAGAACACCAGCGGTCATGTGGTGGGACGTATATTAAGGTCAAGGAGCCAGAAGGATATGGACAGAAGAAAAAATCTAAGGGTGAATCGTCGGTAAAGAAtgcaacaaaaaacacaaatg atgATGCAGACTCGAACGGTACTGACATTCGCTCATTTTTGTCAGGCtccagcaaaacaaaaacaggtgGTAAAAACAAAGAGcataaaattaagaaattacCCAATGACAGTGATAATGACAGTGCAAACAGTCTAGATGATTGGTTTTCTGATGATTTTGATTTGAAGCCTGCCTCGTCAAAACCAAAATCAAGCAATACTTCAAATAGATGGATTCCTAAACCACAGAGTGGACTGGTGAATATCCACACTATATCaaataaaagtcacgtaacagAAAATGCAACAAAATCTACCAAGTCTTCCACTAATAATGGGAGAATTCAGACAATCTGGGATACAATGGATGTGAGTGACGATGCAGGTTCTTCCAGTGGAGAAATTAGTGATATGAACCAGACAAATGGTGATTCCTGTAAACAGTCTTCTTGGAATGTTTCTGGTTCCGGTCAGACATTGGGTGCCAGTGCAGATGGAAATTCCTTTCTTGcccttgaaagaaagaaattaactGAAGCTTCTCAAAGCAGTTTCGGATCATTTGCATTGAATAATGGTATCGAAATAGAAGCACCTAAAAGAAAAATTGAATCCAATAGCTCAATAGCTGTGATATTGTCCGACAGCGAAGATGATTCCTCTGAAATAAAACCATTGAGAAAAAAACTCAAAGTGTCTTCACTAACCAAAAATGCTGGCAATAAAACTCATGCCACCAAAAGTACAcagaatataaaacaaaataaagagaaTGAAAACAATTATGGATCGAATATGGATATCAGAAGGTTGATGAGCCCAGGGAAGGCTGGTCCTTCCATGGTAGAAGCAGCACACCCATGTCCAGTTTGTAAGACACGCATACCAGACTCACAGATAAACTCTCACTTAGACCAGTGTCTGTCTTGGCAATAA